The genomic stretch ACTAATTTTTAATATAATGTAAAATAAAATTTGGTAGGATTTAGTGGGTTTTAGTGTTTTAGTGCTTTTGTGGCGGAAGAAAAAATGCTACTAAAACACAAAGACACAAAAATCCACAAAAAATTTAATCGCCATATATTAATACAGTATATTGTAATCCAAAAATCTACCGATTTATGTTTTCATCAATTTTTCAATTTCGTCAGCTTCTATGGGGATATTTTGCATTAAATCAATTGGTTCGTCTGCTACAACAATATCGTTTTCAATCCTTATTCCAATATTTTCATCAATAATATAAATTCCAGGTTCACAACTTAACACCATTCCTTTTTTTAAAACTGTTGTTTTACTTCCAACATCATGAACATCAAGTCCGATAAAATGCGAAGTTCCGTGCATATAATATTTAAAATACATAGGACTGTCTTTATCTTGATTTTTAACATCTTCCTTAGTAAATAACCCAAGATTTATCATTTCCTTTTCCATAAGTTTATTTACATTTTCATTTATTTTCTGTATTGTTGTTCCTGGAATCATCATTTTTTTGGCTTGTTTAAAAACTCTCAAAACTGCCTCATAACAATCTCGCTGGCGTTTAGTAAATTTTCCGTTAACAGGAATAGTTCTTGAACAATCGCTTGCATAATTAGCATATTCAGCTCCAAAATCCATTAATAACAAGTCTCCGTTTTTGCATATTTTATTATTCTCAACATAATGCAGAACACATGCACTTTTCCCTGATGCAACAATAGGAAGATATGCATGACCGTTTGCTCTGTTTATCATAAATTCGTGTGTTATTTCGGCTTCAATTTCATGTTCTGAAATTCCCTGTTTCACAAATTTTAGAATTCTATAAAATGCTTTTTCAGTTATATCGCAAGCATGTTTAATTATTTTAATTTCTTCCTTTTCCTTTATTATTCTAAGTTCCGTTAATACAGGGGCTAATCTTTTAAAATTATGTGCAGGATATTTTTCTTTTATTTTGTTTGCAAACCTTAAATCACTTAATATAATTTCAGTACAAAATTTGGGGTTTTCATTAGAATTCAGATAAATATTATCAGAGTTATAAACAAGTTCAGGAAAAATTGTGTCGAACTCATCTAACCATTTTACTGTTTTAACTCCTGATGTTTCAGAAGCTTCTTCTTTTGAATATTTGTGTCCCTGCCAAATTTCTATAGTAGGATTGGTTTTTAAGATAAATAATATCTCTTTGTAATCCTTATTTGGATGCTCGGGGCAAATTGTTAGTATTGTTTTTTCCTGGTCAATACCACTAAGATAAAACATATCTGAATTTTGCCGAAACGTATAAAACTGGTCACCATTTCGGGGCATTTCATCGTTGGAATTTAATACTACTAAGGAATTGTGAATTATTTTATTAATTAGTTTTTTACGATTTTTTTCAAATAATTTTTTATTAACAGGGATATATTTCATAATTTAGAATTATTTTAAATTAAATTTTTGTGTTAATAAGCATTTTTATTCGACATTTATAAATTTACATTTGTATCTGTCAAAAAAACACACAAACTAATTGCAATTTAATTAATTTATTTAAAATAAATCCTATGTTTTTAAGATCATCAATCGGACAAAAGTTATTAATGAGTATAACCGGTCTTTTTTTAATATTGTTTTTAATGATTCACCTTATTGTTAATTTGTTTTTGGTATTTGATAATACCGGTGAATTATTTAATAAGGCAGCACATTTTATGGCAACTAATCCTGTAATAAGGATAATTGAACCTGTATTATTTATCGGGTTCATAATTCACATAATTTATGCATCATTATTAACACTTAAAAACCAATTTACACGTCCACAAAAGTATAAAGTAATAAACCGAAGCATGAGTAGTACATGGTCTTCGCGAAATATGTATATTCTCGGCGGACTTGTTCTGACATTCTTGGTAATTCATATAATTAATTTTTACTATAAGATAAGATTTGGCGGAATGCATGATATGATGATTACTTATGATGGAATAGAAATGGAAAACGCATATTTTTTAGTGGCCGGACTTTTAGGATATTGGTGGTACACTTTAATTTATGTTGCAGGAGCTGTTTTTCTCGGTTTACATCTTCATCATGCTTTTTGGTCGGCTTTTCAAACAATTGGCTGGAGCAATATTATATGGAGAAAAAGATTAGAAATTATTGGTGATATTTATGCAATTATTGTTCCCGGAGGTTTTGCATTTATTGCTTTGTTCTTTCTTTTTAAAACTTGCTTATAGGAATCATTGGTATATTTGTTTAATAGTTGTGTTACATTTTTCTAAAGATACATGATTCAATTTAAGTTTTACAACATAAAATGACAATAAGAAAACTATAGTACTGATAGATAATTACAGATTTTAAAACAATAATGATTATGAGAAATATTTTTAAAATTCTTTTTCTGCTGTCTATTATAGCATTTTTTTTCAGTTGCGAAGATGAACCAACATTAAAAAAACCTGATGAGATAATTAGAGGAAATTGGAAATTAATTAATGAAAAGACTATTGAAAAAAATGGAGACACGATTTCATCAATTTCTAATTATGAGGAATGTTCAATAGATGATATTTATTCGTTTTTAGATAATGAAAAGCTTATAATATTTGATGAAAATATGAAATGTTCAATTGGACAAAACTCATATGAATATAAATATGTCATTAGAGAAAAGTCAGACAATAAGAATAATTTTGAATTAATAATTTTTGAAGGAGTTGGTCATAACGTAGTGGGTGACGGAATAAACGGAGATTTCATTTTATATGATGAAAATTCATTTATTATAAAGAATGTTTATGGCTGTGGAGGTTCTACAATGCCAGCATGGTGTTATAAATTAAGAGAATTTAAGAAGGAATAATAAAAAACGCCACACAACATGATTTATATTTAAAGCTGGAGATATTAGTATATTTGAAGTATGGAAAATTTAATTAATAATAATAGCAGAATTGAAAAGTATAGAACTTCGAAAACCCGCTCAAAACAGACATCTGTACGTTATGGTACAATTAGAGAAAATATGAAACTACAAAGTAAAATACTTGGATTACTAATTCTGATTTTAGTTTTAGGATGTAGCTCGAAAAATGAAAACGCTTCATTTGAAATGGCAGATGAAGAAATCGTTGCTACAAATACACAAAAAAAACAGAATATTGATGTTAAACGAAAATTGATAAAAGAAGGGAAAGTAAAGTTTGAAACTGTGGATATTAATTCTACAAGAAAGACGATTTTTGAAACCATTGAAAAGTATAAAGGTTATGCTTCTTCTGACCAAGAATACAAATCACCAGGTCGTATAAGTAATACAATTATTATTCGAGTTCCTGCAAAGAACTTTGACAAGTTGTTAGTAGAAGCAACTAAAGGTGTGACTAGATTTGACAGTAAGGAAATTGAAGTTAAAGATGTAACAGAAGAATTTCTTGACATTCAAGCTCGACTGAAAACTAAAAAAGAACTCGAAAACAGATATTTGGAATTACTTAAAAAAGCAAATAGTGTAACTGAAATATTAGAAGTTGAAAAACAAATAGGACAATTACGTTCAGAAATTGAATCTGTAGAGGGAAGACTAAAATATTTGGAAAGTAAAGTTTCCTTATCAACTCTAACTATGACTTTTTACCAAAATATATCAAATGAAACTGAATTTGGGAGAAAGTTCAAAAACGGATTTAGAAATGGTTGGAATAACTTAATTTGGTTCTTTGTTTTCTTGACTAATATTTGGCCATTTATTCTAATTGTAATTGGACTAATATTTGGAATAAAAATTTGGAGGAAAAGAAAATAAAAATGGGTAACAATGTATATAAACAATATTTATTATGAGCATATTAAATTCAAAAATTCCTGACGGTCCACTATCTGAAAAATGGACAAAACATAAAAACACAATCAAATTAGTAAATCCTGCTAATAAAAAGAAACTTGATATAATTGTTGTTGGAACAGGATTAGCTGGTGCTTCGGCGGCAGCATCATTAGGCGAACTGGGA from Bacteroidales bacterium encodes the following:
- a CDS encoding aminopeptidase P N-terminal domain-containing protein, which codes for MKYIPVNKKLFEKNRKKLINKIIHNSLVVLNSNDEMPRNGDQFYTFRQNSDMFYLSGIDQEKTILTICPEHPNKDYKEILFILKTNPTIEIWQGHKYSKEEASETSGVKTVKWLDEFDTIFPELVYNSDNIYLNSNENPKFCTEIILSDLRFANKIKEKYPAHNFKRLAPVLTELRIIKEKEEIKIIKHACDITEKAFYRILKFVKQGISEHEIEAEITHEFMINRANGHAYLPIVASGKSACVLHYVENNKICKNGDLLLMDFGAEYANYASDCSRTIPVNGKFTKRQRDCYEAVLRVFKQAKKMMIPGTTIQKINENVNKLMEKEMINLGLFTKEDVKNQDKDSPMYFKYYMHGTSHFIGLDVHDVGSKTTVLKKGMVLSCEPGIYIIDENIGIRIENDIVVADEPIDLMQNIPIEADEIEKLMKT
- a CDS encoding succinate dehydrogenase cytochrome b subunit, which codes for MFLRSSIGQKLLMSITGLFLILFLMIHLIVNLFLVFDNTGELFNKAAHFMATNPVIRIIEPVLFIGFIIHIIYASLLTLKNQFTRPQKYKVINRSMSSTWSSRNMYILGGLVLTFLVIHIINFYYKIRFGGMHDMMITYDGIEMENAYFLVAGLLGYWWYTLIYVAGAVFLGLHLHHAFWSAFQTIGWSNIIWRKRLEIIGDIYAIIVPGGFAFIALFFLFKTCL
- a CDS encoding DUF4349 domain-containing protein, whose protein sequence is MENLINNNSRIEKYRTSKTRSKQTSVRYGTIRENMKLQSKILGLLILILVLGCSSKNENASFEMADEEIVATNTQKKQNIDVKRKLIKEGKVKFETVDINSTRKTIFETIEKYKGYASSDQEYKSPGRISNTIIIRVPAKNFDKLLVEATKGVTRFDSKEIEVKDVTEEFLDIQARLKTKKELENRYLELLKKANSVTEILEVEKQIGQLRSEIESVEGRLKYLESKVSLSTLTMTFYQNISNETEFGRKFKNGFRNGWNNLIWFFVFLTNIWPFILIVIGLIFGIKIWRKRK